GCCCCGACTGACATTTGTTATCAAAAATCCCAGTTCGGAACTTGGCACATTTATCAAAGGCAGGTTTATTGTGCACTGGGTGTGCTGCTCCTAGAGTTTGGAAAAATAATAAGAAAAGGAATAAAACAATCCAAACTTTCATACTGCTGGCATTTCCATTGGTACATTTTGAACTGATTGACTTTTCTTTTCCACTACATACACTCTCCAATCCGTAACAACCCACACCCAGATACCAACAAACATTGCGGTAGAAACCCAAAGGCCAATGGTAGCACCCGGGATGAGTAAAAAGTCAACAACGCCATGTTGTAAAACTGCCAATACAAAACCAAAAAATATAGTTAATTTCTTTGAACTTACTTCCAACTTTTGATTACTTTTCAGAAGAAAAAATGAAAAACACAAATTGATGAGTAAGTGAATATTGGAAGAATGAATGGTCCTAGCAATAAAGAGATTTAATTTTTTTTCATCTGGTTCGCGGAAAATGTAATGTGTATTCTCAATGAAAGAAAAACCCATCGCAACAAAAGCACCAAATAACACTACATTAGGTGAAAACTTTTTTTCCTTTCGATCATAACCAAAAATAAACGAAAGAATCATTATAAAAAAAATTTTAAATGTCTCTTCAGTGATTCCTGCTTGGATAAAAGCTAGATGTGCTGTTTGAGTCAGAAGGCTCACCTTTTTTTTTGGAGAAAAGTCTGTCTCTGGCCAAAGGATTGGATGGAGTCTTAATATTAAATCAGTAGACAACCATCCAAACACCAGAGCTAAAAAGATCCCTAAGACTTCCTGCCATCCTTTTTTTGGTTTGTATGCTTTCCAAATCACAACAGCCCAAGGAAACACAGTTGCCGCACCTATCAGATAGTCATAAAATCCAATTTCTTTCATTCAGGTAACTCTTCCATATAACGCCCATCGAACAGGTTGATCATTTCTTTTTGTAAGGGAGTCGGTACAAACTCAGGGTCAATGGGACCGTTCCAAAATAACTCTGTGACTCGGATGTCATTTTTGGTTCCAGGTGGAGGCATGAGTGGCCCCAAACTCTCAACCAATTGTAATGTGCGTAAGTCTTGGTCGGGATAATCAGATGCTTCCACAAGTTCTACATCGATTACATCACCATCTTGTGTGATGGTATAAGCAACCACGCTGGAATATGGATGGGGAGCTTTCGCCCAGTAATCCATGTAACTTTCTGGAATCCGCATTTTGGCTGAGATATAATTTGAGTAAGTTGGTGGGACTTTTTTCCCTCTAATTTTTTTGATATAACCTTTAACAGGTCCATTATCAGCTACCTTTTCATTCGAGATCTTTTCACCTTTCTCTTTGTTCTCTGTTTCATTTCCTGTGATGACTCCACCATTCAACCCTTGGGTATCATCAGGGACATTAGGATCAATGAAATAGAATTCCATTTTTTCTGGGCGGAAGTGATCATTTTTCTGAGTTGATTGTTCTTTCTTTTTACCACGTTGAAGGCTGATGGGAATCAGGAATACTAGACACAATAAAACCAAATGGAATAATAAAGATAGAGGTAACACATTTCGAAACCCCTTTCTTAAACCTGGTTTAAAAAACGGTTCCATTTCACCATCTTTGTCTTTTTTGATTCCTAGATTTTCTAAGCTAAATGACTTTTCTAATATAGAAGCAGAATAAAAATACAAACCAACAAGTGTTGCCAGTGAAAAGACCGCATAAGCAATATTTTGCGATGATACAAAAAAGTCTTTATCAGGGATGCCAGGTTTTAATCCAAAACCTGCGAGAAATTGAATTCCAAAGATGGGACTGATGTAAGAAAACACCCAAACGGCAGAAAATAAATACAATAAAAGTGTTAAAAATAAAATTGGGAATCCACGCCAATATTCATAAACATAAGTATGACCGAAGCCCGGTATAATTCTGTCACGAAACTTTGCCTTTTCTTTGACAATTAGTTCTAAGCGAAGTGGGAATTTGCCTTCTGTTTTGACTGCTTTTTTCCAATTTTCTCGAATACGAATCCCTTCCATATAACGCAAATAAGGTTTCGATATAAAAGATGGAATTTTATTCCGATTGAAACTAAAGAGTAAAATACAAACAGATACGGAATAATTAAATACGAACTGATGGACATCATAAAGTGGGGCAAGAGGAGACAAATTCTTTTGTGGGTTTAAAGATTCTGTGATGTATAAAAATACAAATTGGATAATGAGTGCAAGAACGAGCACAAGTAACACCGTATCAAATTTTGTGTCACGAATTCTCATCTCAGTTCTAAGTTCTGTACCAGGAAAATCTCTTTGGATTCGAGAGGATCGAATCAATTCCCGTTTTTGATTCCGATGACGACTATGGAAAAAATTGAGAAGAAGCAAAAGAAAACAAAAAATTAAAAATCCAACCTTCAATCGAAACGTAATGCCATCTGTTGCTAAAAAAGAATTGATGGCAACTTCCCATTCCATACTGGACCTGTGTAGAAGTTCTACAGGATAAAAGAGTATCCAATTCAAAATATAAATGGAAATGACAGCAATTGCCCTAAGGCGTAAGCGGAATTCTTTTGGAAAGGCAAAGAGGATTCCAAAAGCGAAAAATGGACCCAAACTGAAAAGTGGTGAGAGCCAAAGGAAAAACGTTAAGGATTTTTTTGCCCAAGGAGAGAGGTATTGAGAGTTTGCGGAATCCATTCTTTAGTCTTATCTCAAGGAAAATACTTTGAATTTTCATGGAAAACAAAAAATTTGGCGGATATGGCACAGCCGAAAGAGAAAGAAGAACAGTCGCTCAAACCCATAGTCGCAGTCTCCAAACGAAGAGGCTTTGTTTTCCCAGGGTCCGAAATTTACGGAGGCCTCTCCAATACATTTGACTATGGTCCGAACGGAATTGAAGTTTTGAACAATTTAAAACGACTTTGGTGGGAATACTTTGTCCACCGACGGGATGATGTTTTAGGACTTGATTCTTCCATTCTCCTCCACCCACGAGTTTGGGAAGCTTCTGGGCACATCTCCAATTTCAACGACCCACTTATGGATTGTAAAAAATGTAAAACTCGTGTACGAGTGGATAAGTTTTTAGAAGACAAAGAAGGCGAAGGGGCAGCCACAGGGAAAAGTCTAGAAGAGTTAACAAACACCATCCGAGACAAAGGGTATGCTTGCCCTACTTGTGGAACCGTAGGGAGTTTTACCGACGCCCGCCAATTCAATTTGATGTTCAAAACTTCCCATGGTGCTTCGGAAGAAGGAGCCACTGATATCTACCTTCGACCTGAAACGGCACAAGGGATCTTTATCAATTTCAAAAACGTGACCCAAATTGCGCGGAAAAAAGTTCCATTCGGAATTGCACAAATTGGAAAATCCTTTCGAAACGAAATCATGGCTCGCCAATTTATCTTTCGCACACGTGAGTTCGAACAGATGGAGATGGAATTTTTCTGTGAACCAGGAACTCAGAAAGAATGGTTTAAGTATTGGGTGGACTACTGCATGGACTGGCTTGTGAATGTGGTTGGTTTAAAAAAAGAAAACTTACGTGTGAGAGAACATGAAAAAGAAGAACTTTCTTTCTACAGTGATTCCACGAGTGATATCGAATACAAATACCCGTTTGGTTGGGGTGAACTTTGGGGTGTTGCATCAAGAACAGATTATGACCTTAACCAACATGAAAAATTTTCTTCTGAAGATTTAAAATACCATGACCTCGATCAAAAGAAAAAATACCTTCCTTATGTCGTCGAACCAGCACTTGGTCTAAATAGACTTTTCCTTGCGGTGTTATGTGATGCATACGAAGAAGAAAAATTAGAAAAAGACGACATTCGTACAGTCTTACGATTTGGAAAACGTGTGAGTCCCATGAAAGTGGCGATTTTCCCATTGATGAAAAAAGACGGACTTGATGCCAAAGCAAAAGAAATTTATTCAGACCTGAGAAACCATTGGTATGTTGACTATGATGAAAGTGGTGCGATTGGAAAACGTTACCGCCGTCATGATGAGATCGGAACTCCATTCTGTATCACCGTAGATTATGACACGATGAGTGACGGAACTGTTACCATCCGAGAAAGAGATTCTATGAAACAAGAAAGGATCCCAGTAACCGAACTCAAATCCTACCTCATCCAAAGAATGGTATAGTTGATCCGAGATCTTACTGAATCTGATAGAAACCAAACCATCGAACTCGTAAACCAGTTTTTCCGAAAGGTAAACGAACTCGAGTTAGATGGTTTATTTCGCATCCGCCCACGCGCTGCCACCAAATTCACTGATATTTACTTCAAACTGATTGGTACAGGGAAAGTATATATGAAAGGGTATTTCCAAGATGAGGAACTTGTCTCCCTTGTGATTGGTAGGATCGAAGAAAAACCCCACCTTGAAGAAGAAAGAAGTCTCTTCATTGACCTAGCAGTCACCAAACTTGGCAAAAAGAAAAAAGGTTATATGTCAAAACTTTTAAAAGATGTAGACCAATGGTGTTTAGAAAAAAACATCCCTTCCATCGAACTAAGAGCGATTTTAAAAAATGAAGAAGCAATTCAGTTTTGGAATCAGTCTAGTTTCGAACCATTTTACATCCGGTACCGCAAACGTTTGCCAGGGATGTAAAACCGCGGCGAGAATCTACCAACTTCCAGAACTTCCACCCCCACCAAAACTCCCTCCTCCACCTCCGCTGCTAGAACTCGAACTAGAACTTCCGCTATACGAACTAGAAGTACTTCTGTAGCTGGAAGAGGAAGAACTTGAACCCGAAGAATAGGAAGAATAAGATCCACCATCACTTTCTTCCCAAATCGTATAAAAGAAATGGAGTAAGAGTAAACTAAAATAAGAAAAGAAAAAGACTGAAATCGAAAATGATTCAGTATAACCTAGAATAAATTCTATGGAAAATCCAAAAGTCCAAACAAGAGAGATGAACCCATACTTAATTAGCCTCGTTTTCCAAGATTTCACTTGGATGGATATTGCCAAAACATAACCTAACACCAAACAGAAAAACCATTGAAAAGAATTAAAAAGGTTACTGTAATCCATCTGCATAGATGAATTTTGATCGATTGGAAGGTGAAAATAAACAAGTGCCACTACTGTGAGCCAAACTAAAAACGCGATTGCATAACGTTTTATTTGTTTTTGGAAGAATGAAATGGAAAGGCCATAAATCGTAAATAGGATCAACCCTTGGTAGTACAAGATGTAAAAAAATCGTTCCTCGTTCAAAAACGAATGAATGGAAAACCATAGGCTTAAAATGGCGATCGAGTGGAAAAAAAGTTCACTCGCACTAAACCCCAATTTTTTCGCAAAGGCTTTGAATGAATCTTTTAAAACATCATCTAACGATAGCTTAATGACAAGTAGAATAACACCAATGATCCCGATCACCCAGAAAAGGACAATCCATTCTGCGTGAAAACTAAATTGCAAAAACGGGATCCAAAAGAGAAGAGATAAGATGGCAAGTGGATAGGAGAACCATTCCCAAAGCCCATACAAAAGGTATAAATTTAAAGCGACTATACCCAAACAGAAAAAATAAAATACAGCATCTGGAAGGAAATACAAAAGTCCAAAAAATACAACGGATCCATAAAGTATTTCTAACCAAAGTTTTCGTTTATATGTTTTGCCATCTGTCATCAGGAAAAATCCAATGAGAGCAGCCACGATCACACCAGTTGCAATTCCAATGTTTTTCGCTGTATTTTCATTGGAGATGGCATAACCAATTCCCTCTGGATAGTCTGATTGTAAATTTGGATTGGAATCTGCTGCCCCGAGAATTACCGATTCGATGGCAGAATACCCAAGAAGGATTCCACTCGGTAAATCTCCCTTTTTAAACTCGGGAATCATTATATTTTTAATGATTCGATTACACATAATATCTGTTAATGTTTCTTCAAGTCCATATCCGACTTCGATTCTTACCTTCCTATCTCCTACTGACAATAAAACGAACACTCCATTGTCCTTATCCTTTTGACCAATTTTAGATAATTCCGCTACTTTTAAAGAATACGATTCTATCGTTTCTCCCTCCAAACTTTGGATGATGTAAAGAAATACTTGTGCACTCGTTTTCTCTTCGATCCCGGTGATGATGGATTGTAAGTTTGTGATTTGATCGGTATTTAACAACCCTACTTCATCAGTAATAGGCGTTGTAAGAACTTTTGCTTCCTTTGTTTGGACTTCAGTTACAGTGACAGTCAAAATCAAAAGCAAGGTAACAAGATATTGAATTGAAGTTTTCAGATCCAATCGCATAGGGCAAAACAATACCAAACTTTCTTTTTTTGGCAAGTATAGTTTGCATTGGGTCATGAAGTCTAGTTACGTTTCACTAACCTAACCATACGAAAGATAGGTCCCATTACATTTTTAAATAAAGGGAAATTGGAGAGTTTAATCAATTTAAAGGTAAGATCCAAAGAATCATGGATCATTAGTTTTGTATTTTGGAATGATTTTGAAGAATCCGTAAGCCAGTAAAACAAAATTCCCATCTGTTGCATCCATAAGAGATCTGGCAAAACTTTACTTAAGTCTTCCCGAAGTTTGGAATTCGACGAGGCCATCGCTAGTCGGATGATACCAACAGCCTCCTCACGTAATCCTTCACTCTCTTTGCTA
The Leptospira bouyouniensis DNA segment above includes these coding regions:
- a CDS encoding PrsW family glutamic-type intramembrane protease — encoded protein: MKEIGFYDYLIGAATVFPWAVVIWKAYKPKKGWQEVLGIFLALVFGWLSTDLILRLHPILWPETDFSPKKKVSLLTQTAHLAFIQAGITEETFKIFFIMILSFIFGYDRKEKKFSPNVVLFGAFVAMGFSFIENTHYIFREPDEKKLNLFIARTIHSSNIHLLINLCFSFFLLKSNQKLEVSSKKLTIFFGFVLAVLQHGVVDFLLIPGATIGLWVSTAMFVGIWVWVVTDWRVYVVEKKSQSVQNVPMEMPAV
- a CDS encoding GNAT family N-acetyltransferase, whose product is MIRDLTESDRNQTIELVNQFFRKVNELELDGLFRIRPRAATKFTDIYFKLIGTGKVYMKGYFQDEELVSLVIGRIEEKPHLEEERSLFIDLAVTKLGKKKKGYMSKLLKDVDQWCLEKNIPSIELRAILKNEEAIQFWNQSSFEPFYIRYRKRLPGM
- a CDS encoding energy transducer TonB family protein is translated as MDSANSQYLSPWAKKSLTFFLWLSPLFSLGPFFAFGILFAFPKEFRLRLRAIAVISIYILNWILFYPVELLHRSSMEWEVAINSFLATDGITFRLKVGFLIFCFLLLLLNFFHSRHRNQKRELIRSSRIQRDFPGTELRTEMRIRDTKFDTVLLVLVLALIIQFVFLYITESLNPQKNLSPLAPLYDVHQFVFNYSVSVCILLFSFNRNKIPSFISKPYLRYMEGIRIRENWKKAVKTEGKFPLRLELIVKEKAKFRDRIIPGFGHTYVYEYWRGFPILFLTLLLYLFSAVWVFSYISPIFGIQFLAGFGLKPGIPDKDFFVSSQNIAYAVFSLATLVGLYFYSASILEKSFSLENLGIKKDKDGEMEPFFKPGLRKGFRNVLPLSLLFHLVLLCLVFLIPISLQRGKKKEQSTQKNDHFRPEKMEFYFIDPNVPDDTQGLNGGVITGNETENKEKGEKISNEKVADNGPVKGYIKKIRGKKVPPTYSNYISAKMRIPESYMDYWAKAPHPYSSVVAYTITQDGDVIDVELVEASDYPDQDLRTLQLVESLGPLMPPPGTKNDIRVTELFWNGPIDPEFVPTPLQKEMINLFDGRYMEELPE
- a CDS encoding glycine--tRNA ligase; the protein is MAQPKEKEEQSLKPIVAVSKRRGFVFPGSEIYGGLSNTFDYGPNGIEVLNNLKRLWWEYFVHRRDDVLGLDSSILLHPRVWEASGHISNFNDPLMDCKKCKTRVRVDKFLEDKEGEGAATGKSLEELTNTIRDKGYACPTCGTVGSFTDARQFNLMFKTSHGASEEGATDIYLRPETAQGIFINFKNVTQIARKKVPFGIAQIGKSFRNEIMARQFIFRTREFEQMEMEFFCEPGTQKEWFKYWVDYCMDWLVNVVGLKKENLRVREHEKEELSFYSDSTSDIEYKYPFGWGELWGVASRTDYDLNQHEKFSSEDLKYHDLDQKKKYLPYVVEPALGLNRLFLAVLCDAYEEEKLEKDDIRTVLRFGKRVSPMKVAIFPLMKKDGLDAKAKEIYSDLRNHWYVDYDESGAIGKRYRRHDEIGTPFCITVDYDTMSDGTVTIRERDSMKQERIPVTELKSYLIQRMV
- a CDS encoding TPM domain-containing protein; translated protein: MPKKESLVLFCPMRLDLKTSIQYLVTLLLILTVTVTEVQTKEAKVLTTPITDEVGLLNTDQITNLQSIITGIEEKTSAQVFLYIIQSLEGETIESYSLKVAELSKIGQKDKDNGVFVLLSVGDRKVRIEVGYGLEETLTDIMCNRIIKNIMIPEFKKGDLPSGILLGYSAIESVILGAADSNPNLQSDYPEGIGYAISNENTAKNIGIATGVIVAALIGFFLMTDGKTYKRKLWLEILYGSVVFFGLLYFLPDAVFYFFCLGIVALNLYLLYGLWEWFSYPLAILSLLFWIPFLQFSFHAEWIVLFWVIGIIGVILLVIKLSLDDVLKDSFKAFAKKLGFSASELFFHSIAILSLWFSIHSFLNEERFFYILYYQGLILFTIYGLSISFFQKQIKRYAIAFLVWLTVVALVYFHLPIDQNSSMQMDYSNLFNSFQWFFCLVLGYVLAISIQVKSWKTRLIKYGFISLVWTFGFSIEFILGYTESFSISVFFFSYFSLLLLHFFYTIWEESDGGSYSSYSSGSSSSSSSYRSTSSSYSGSSSSSSSSGGGGGSFGGGGSSGSW